A single window of Parabacteroides sp. FAFU027 DNA harbors:
- a CDS encoding translation initiation factor: MKKNDWKDRLNVVYSTNPDFKYETEENEDTETLPKEKQQLRVCFDKKNRGGKVVTLVTGFVGTEDDLKELGKLLKSKCGVGGSAKDGEILVQGDFRQKVLEILQKEGYVKARII, from the coding sequence ATGAAGAAAAATGACTGGAAAGACCGGTTGAATGTTGTTTATTCGACCAATCCCGATTTTAAATACGAAACCGAAGAGAACGAAGATACAGAGACTTTACCCAAAGAAAAGCAACAATTGCGGGTCTGTTTTGACAAGAAAAACCGTGGAGGTAAAGTGGTGACACTGGTAACCGGTTTTGTGGGAACAGAGGATGACCTGAAAGAATTAGGTAAACTGCTGAAGTCAAAGTGTGGAGTAGGTGGTTCAGCCAAAGATGGCGAGATTCTGGTACAGGGCGATTTTCGACAAAAGGTGCTTGAAATTCTTCAAAAAGAAGGTTATGTAAAAGCCAGAATTATTTAA
- the porV gene encoding type IX secretion system outer membrane channel protein PorV yields MRKTWIFALLAGALITPSLAFAQDETTIDEIGLNPVITGVPSLTIAPDARGGGMGDVGAATTPDVNSQYWNPAKYAFMKSNAGLSLSYTPWLRKLVNDIDLAYVAGYYKFGNNDMQSLSGSIRYFSLGKVTITDAGGKEMGDVSPYEMAVDLGYSRKLSENFSGAVTLRYILSDLQTMSEEYNSASAFAADIAAFYTKPIQYNNGNEGDWSLGLNISNIGSKINYGSTSNFIPTNLRLGGGIRYPFDNYNSISVYGDLNKLLVPTRPIPADGNYEDPTYLEKLANYETMSPIKGIFTSLSDAPGGMKEELQEVAWSLGAEYNYNDQFFARGGYYNESMYKGNRKYFSLGAGFKMNVFRLDVSYLVSTAQSNPLDQTLRFSLSFDMDGLKSLVAR; encoded by the coding sequence ATGAGAAAGACATGGATTTTCGCACTGCTGGCAGGTGCTCTGATTACTCCATCGCTGGCTTTTGCGCAGGATGAAACAACAATAGATGAGATCGGGTTAAACCCGGTAATTACCGGCGTTCCATCACTAACAATCGCCCCTGATGCAAGAGGTGGTGGTATGGGAGATGTCGGTGCCGCTACCACTCCGGATGTTAATTCCCAATACTGGAACCCGGCAAAATATGCATTTATGAAATCAAATGCCGGCTTATCTCTCTCTTACACTCCTTGGTTACGTAAACTGGTCAATGATATTGACCTGGCATATGTGGCTGGTTACTATAAATTCGGTAATAATGATATGCAGTCGTTAAGTGGTTCAATAAGATATTTTTCTCTCGGGAAAGTCACCATTACAGATGCCGGAGGCAAAGAGATGGGAGATGTATCACCCTATGAAATGGCAGTTGACCTTGGCTATTCCCGAAAATTGTCAGAAAACTTCTCTGGAGCTGTTACCTTACGTTATATTCTTTCTGACCTTCAAACAATGTCCGAGGAATACAATTCAGCTTCTGCATTTGCGGCAGATATTGCTGCATTTTACACCAAACCGATCCAATATAATAACGGCAATGAAGGCGACTGGTCTTTAGGTTTAAATATCTCGAATATCGGATCAAAAATTAATTATGGCTCTACCTCCAACTTTATCCCAACAAACTTAAGACTCGGGGGAGGTATCAGGTACCCATTTGATAATTATAATTCAATCTCTGTATATGGCGATTTGAATAAGTTACTGGTTCCTACCCGTCCTATACCAGCTGATGGTAATTATGAAGATCCCACATATCTTGAAAAACTGGCAAACTATGAAACTATGTCTCCGATCAAAGGAATCTTCACCTCTTTGAGTGATGCCCCGGGAGGTATGAAAGAAGAACTTCAGGAAGTTGCATGGTCATTAGGTGCTGAGTACAACTACAACGACCAGTTTTTTGCACGGGGTGGTTATTATAACGAAAGCATGTACAAAGGCAACCGTAAATACTTTTCTTTAGGTGCTGGATTTAAAATGAATGTATTCAGACTGGATGTATCTTATCTGGTTTCTACAGCACAATCCAATCCTTTGGATCAAACGCTTCGTTTCTCCCTGTCATTTGATATGGACGGGCTGAAATCGTTGGTTGCCCGATAA
- a CDS encoding fumarylacetoacetate hydrolase family protein, whose amino-acid sequence MKIIAVGWNYHDHNKEMNRSFIPKEPTIFMKPDSALLKDGKPFFIPDFSERIEYEAELVIKINRLGKNIAPRFAHRYYNEVTVGIDFTARDLQQKLKENGAPWEISKAFDSSAVIGEFIPIPDESRNNMEFHLDINNDTVQRGNSADMIFKIDEIIAYVSHFFTLKIGDLIFTGTPSGVGPVNINDHLQGYIGDKKLLDFQVK is encoded by the coding sequence ATGAAAATTATAGCAGTAGGCTGGAACTACCACGACCACAATAAAGAGATGAATCGGTCGTTTATACCCAAGGAACCAACCATTTTTATGAAGCCTGATTCGGCTCTCCTGAAAGACGGAAAACCTTTTTTTATTCCTGACTTCTCCGAAAGAATTGAATACGAAGCTGAGTTGGTTATCAAAATTAACCGGTTAGGAAAAAATATCGCACCACGCTTTGCTCACCGTTACTACAATGAAGTGACCGTGGGCATTGATTTTACTGCACGGGACCTTCAGCAAAAGCTAAAAGAAAATGGCGCCCCGTGGGAAATTAGCAAAGCTTTTGACTCCTCTGCGGTAATTGGTGAATTTATTCCGATTCCGGATGAATCAAGAAATAATATGGAATTCCATCTGGACATCAATAACGATACCGTTCAAAGAGGAAATAGTGCTGACATGATTTTTAAGATTGATGAAATAATTGCCTATGTCAGTCACTTTTTCACGTTGAAAATCGGAGACCTGATTTTTACAGGAACGCCCAGCGGAGTTGGCCCGGTAAATATCAATGACCACCTTCAAGGGTATATAGGCGACAAAAAATTGCTGGACTTTCAAGTTAAATAA
- the ispF gene encoding 2-C-methyl-D-erythritol 2,4-cyclodiphosphate synthase gives MKIRVGFGFDVHRLVSDRDLWIGGIRLEHEKGLMGHSDADVLIHALCDALLGAANMRDIGYHFPDTAGEYKDIDSKILLYKTMQLIREKGYEISNIDITICAERPKLKAHIPTMQETLANVMAIDTEDISIKATTTEKLGFTGREEGISAYATVLIYKK, from the coding sequence ATGAAAATACGAGTTGGATTTGGGTTCGATGTACACCGCCTGGTTAGTGACCGCGACTTGTGGATTGGTGGAATCCGGTTAGAACATGAAAAAGGGCTAATGGGACATTCTGATGCTGATGTGCTGATTCATGCACTGTGCGATGCTTTATTGGGAGCAGCCAATATGCGGGATATCGGTTATCATTTTCCTGACACTGCCGGTGAATACAAAGATATCGACAGTAAAATACTGCTTTACAAAACCATGCAACTGATTCGCGAAAAAGGATACGAAATTTCGAATATCGATATCACGATTTGCGCCGAACGTCCGAAGCTCAAGGCTCACATACCGACCATGCAGGAAACACTGGCTAATGTGATGGCAATTGATACTGAAGATATTTCTATTAAAGCTACTACAACCGAGAAGCTGGGCTTTACAGGCCGCGAAGAGGGAATATCGGCTTATGCAACGGTATTAATCTATAAGAAATAA
- a CDS encoding UvrD-helicase domain-containing protein, which produces MLTVYRASAGSGKTHQLTEEYLKLLFTGNGAYRHILAVTFTNKATDEMKKRIIQELDILSQGSKSDYLETLMREFELSEEAVYQRANRILLSILHDYSSFNISTIDRFFQQTMRAFAREIGLQGGYNVELDTNRILTEAVDKMIFSLEDPANKEILSWLLRFSEEKIENGKSWNFKKEVIELGTELFKEKYKQLSGVIREKLQDKGELRKYIQQLSQLVAKFEATAKNLGNGGLAVIDRNGFTADDFSGGARSPLRFFSTLAKGEIKQPTAAFQKLADDIDQWKAAGKSKQYDAAIKASFLNGLNDCIKQVMAHFEEYPLYNSALIIRKHIYTLGILNDIDNKIKELAAEDNLMLLADTTHLLNRIIDDTDTPFIYEKIGVKIDHYMIDEFQDTSVMQWQNFSPLIHESLAQQDFSSEKLSNLIVGDVKQSIYRWRSSDWKLLDQQLGREFSGQMHDKVLGTNWRSCPAIVGFNNAFFTVASRALQLKFNDEVPDSLKSDKRLVPYLTKICEAYKDVYQQVPDKKKEQVGHVRFNFIDTSEIKEWKDEAIAQLPKVIEEWQDKGYSLRDMAVLVRTKDEGSRVAERLLQYKQEQSNPKYRFDVISDEALYVKNAPIVKLILAILNYLRKPTDENLKRMALMEYAIWMNPGIDAADDFFKNNGGEADFPQEVKVELKEVVGLPLYEMCERLVALFMQSGNDSDNVFLQAFQDMVLDFSGRKSADLIAFLDWWQESGVKKTISTPDSQDAIRIMTIHKSKGLGFKAVLIPFCDWEIDQKPNNILWCEPKVAPFDEIPLLPIPYNKSLADSIFAFEYFEEKIHSYIDNLNVAYVAFTRAKEEMVAFCPKSEKAETKRLGGVLHFCINHSSEYMMEDDSEREFISLNSNYSEEQLAYEDGVGWKPQIKTETKSGEQKMANYRSVNPDGRLQLRLRNRDFFAGTEERRYGNLMHDILSRIVVIDDVEDAVQELVFAGEITTEKGAEITAHLYDLLDNPEIAPWFSPEAAVKNEVQILQPDGAFYRPDRVVINGNQVIVVDFKFGTRKDKKYHKQVSRYMSLISQMKYESVKGYLWFVELGEVEEV; this is translated from the coding sequence ATGCTCACAGTATATCGCGCTTCTGCCGGTTCGGGTAAAACCCACCAGCTCACCGAAGAATATCTCAAATTACTTTTTACCGGAAATGGCGCTTACCGCCACATTCTTGCCGTGACTTTTACCAATAAGGCTACGGACGAGATGAAGAAACGTATTATTCAGGAGCTTGATATTCTTTCTCAAGGTAGTAAGTCTGATTATCTGGAAACGTTGATGCGTGAGTTTGAACTTTCGGAAGAGGCGGTTTATCAGCGGGCAAACCGCATTTTGCTCAGTATTTTGCATGATTATTCCTCTTTCAATATCAGTACGATTGACCGTTTCTTCCAACAGACGATGCGTGCTTTTGCCCGTGAAATCGGATTGCAGGGAGGGTATAATGTCGAACTCGATACCAATCGCATCCTGACCGAAGCGGTGGATAAGATGATATTTTCCCTGGAAGACCCCGCCAATAAAGAGATACTGAGTTGGTTGCTTCGTTTTTCGGAGGAGAAAATTGAAAATGGAAAATCGTGGAACTTCAAGAAAGAGGTCATCGAACTGGGAACCGAGCTTTTCAAAGAAAAATATAAACAACTCAGCGGTGTAATTCGCGAAAAGTTGCAGGACAAAGGCGAATTGAGGAAGTACATTCAGCAATTGAGCCAGTTGGTCGCTAAGTTTGAAGCAACGGCAAAGAATCTGGGTAACGGAGGATTGGCGGTTATTGACCGGAATGGCTTTACGGCAGATGATTTCTCCGGTGGTGCACGTTCTCCATTACGTTTCTTTTCCACGCTGGCTAAAGGTGAAATCAAACAACCGACTGCGGCTTTCCAGAAACTGGCCGATGATATTGACCAATGGAAAGCAGCCGGTAAATCGAAGCAATACGATGCAGCGATTAAAGCCTCTTTTCTCAATGGCCTGAATGATTGCATCAAGCAAGTTATGGCTCATTTTGAAGAGTATCCGTTATACAATTCAGCATTGATTATCCGCAAGCATATTTACACGCTTGGGATTCTCAATGATATTGATAATAAAATCAAGGAGTTGGCTGCCGAAGATAACCTGATGTTGCTGGCAGATACAACTCATCTGCTCAATCGTATCATAGACGATACAGATACGCCTTTTATTTATGAAAAAATTGGGGTTAAGATTGACCACTACATGATTGACGAGTTTCAGGATACCTCGGTCATGCAGTGGCAGAATTTTTCTCCGTTGATTCACGAAAGTCTGGCTCAGCAGGACTTTTCGTCCGAAAAGCTTTCCAATCTCATTGTGGGTGATGTCAAGCAAAGTATTTATCGCTGGAGAAGTTCCGACTGGAAGTTGCTTGACCAACAGCTTGGACGTGAGTTTAGCGGACAAATGCACGATAAGGTGCTCGGTACCAACTGGCGGAGTTGTCCGGCTATCGTCGGCTTCAATAATGCGTTTTTTACTGTTGCCTCGAGGGCTTTACAGTTGAAATTTAATGATGAGGTTCCTGATAGCCTAAAGAGTGATAAACGACTTGTTCCTTATCTAACCAAAATCTGTGAGGCATACAAAGACGTTTATCAACAGGTTCCCGATAAGAAGAAAGAGCAGGTCGGTCATGTCCGCTTTAACTTTATTGATACATCAGAAATCAAAGAGTGGAAAGATGAGGCAATAGCCCAACTGCCTAAAGTGATCGAGGAGTGGCAGGACAAAGGCTATTCGTTGCGCGATATGGCCGTACTCGTCCGTACCAAAGATGAAGGGAGCCGGGTGGCAGAGCGTCTGCTCCAATACAAGCAGGAACAATCCAATCCGAAATACCGTTTCGATGTCATATCAGATGAAGCCTTGTATGTGAAAAACGCTCCGATTGTCAAACTTATACTGGCTATCCTGAATTACCTGCGCAAGCCAACAGATGAGAATCTGAAACGCATGGCATTGATGGAATATGCCATCTGGATGAATCCGGGAATAGATGCCGCCGATGACTTTTTTAAAAATAACGGAGGTGAGGCTGATTTTCCACAGGAGGTTAAAGTTGAACTGAAAGAGGTCGTAGGATTGCCATTATACGAAATGTGTGAGCGCTTGGTGGCCTTGTTTATGCAATCGGGAAATGATTCGGATAATGTCTTTTTGCAGGCCTTTCAGGATATGGTGCTTGACTTCAGCGGACGAAAATCGGCTGACCTGATTGCCTTTCTCGATTGGTGGCAGGAGAGTGGAGTGAAGAAGACTATCTCTACGCCCGATTCTCAGGATGCTATTCGTATCATGACCATTCACAAATCAAAAGGATTGGGTTTTAAAGCGGTTTTGATTCCATTCTGTGACTGGGAAATTGACCAAAAGCCTAACAATATATTGTGGTGCGAGCCAAAAGTAGCTCCGTTTGATGAAATTCCGTTATTGCCAATTCCATATAATAAATCGCTTGCCGATTCCATTTTTGCCTTTGAATATTTTGAAGAGAAAATCCATTCCTATATTGATAACCTGAATGTCGCCTATGTCGCCTTTACCCGGGCTAAAGAGGAGATGGTCGCTTTTTGTCCCAAATCGGAAAAAGCGGAGACCAAGCGATTGGGCGGTGTGCTCCATTTCTGTATAAATCACTCTTCTGAATACATGATGGAAGATGATTCGGAACGGGAGTTTATTTCCCTCAATTCAAATTATTCGGAAGAGCAATTGGCTTATGAGGATGGTGTGGGATGGAAGCCCCAAATCAAGACGGAAACAAAGTCCGGTGAGCAGAAAATGGCCAACTATCGCTCCGTGAATCCGGATGGGAGGTTGCAGCTACGTTTGAGAAACCGGGATTTCTTTGCCGGAACGGAAGAGCGTCGTTATGGTAATCTGATGCACGATATCCTGAGCCGCATTGTGGTGATAGATGATGTGGAGGATGCAGTGCAGGAACTTGTGTTTGCCGGAGAGATTACAACAGAAAAGGGAGCTGAGATTACAGCGCATCTATATGACCTACTGGATAATCCGGAAATTGCACCCTGGTTTTCACCGGAAGCAGCGGTGAAAAATGAAGTGCAAATCTTACAGCCCGATGGGGCTTTTTACCGACCTGACCGCGTAGTTATTAATGGTAACCAGGTGATTGTGGTTGATTTTAAATTCGGAACGCGAAAAGATAAAAAATACCACAAGCAGGTGTCGCGTTACATGTCTTTAATCAGCCAG
- a CDS encoding redox-sensing transcriptional repressor Rex, translating to MQKIPEPTLRRLPWYLAYLKILHNKTTVAVSSTQIANAIGIDASQVAKDLSFVEIAGKTRVGYDVAELIDVLEAFLGFNSHHKAFIFGVGSLGTALMHDSGLEKYGLEMVAGFDIRPELIGTKINGIGIYAPEDCEALRKTMNVQIGILTVPAEKAQEVADRMVASGIRAIWNFTPFRVKVPDEIVLQDTSLFAHLAVMFKRLNQDVL from the coding sequence ATGCAGAAAATACCGGAACCCACCTTAAGACGTTTGCCTTGGTATTTAGCTTACCTTAAGATTTTACACAATAAAACCACAGTAGCAGTCTCTTCAACGCAAATTGCTAATGCGATTGGAATTGACGCCTCTCAGGTAGCCAAAGATTTATCATTCGTGGAGATTGCAGGCAAAACGCGAGTGGGATATGATGTAGCTGAACTAATAGATGTACTGGAAGCTTTCCTGGGTTTTAACTCCCATCATAAAGCATTTATATTCGGCGTTGGTAGCCTGGGAACTGCACTAATGCATGACTCAGGTCTTGAAAAATATGGATTGGAAATGGTAGCCGGTTTTGATATCCGACCGGAACTTATCGGTACTAAAATAAATGGAATCGGGATATACGCACCCGAAGATTGCGAGGCTTTGAGAAAAACGATGAATGTGCAAATCGGAATCCTGACCGTTCCGGCTGAAAAAGCCCAGGAGGTAGCTGACCGAATGGTAGCGTCCGGAATCCGGGCTATCTGGAATTTTACGCCATTCAGAGTGAAAGTACCTGATGAAATTGTATTACAGGACACTTCACTGTTTGCTCACCTTGCCGTAATGTTTAAAAGATTGAATCAGGACGTTTTATGA
- a CDS encoding DUF5362 family protein — MENYQQENTEETTQTVLTLSSQTISFLDEIRKWTKFFAILGFIGIGFMVLLAIFMGTASSIFPMFGNGFGGGSIFIAILYLAFAGLYAMPVIYLNNFSDKLKIALEQSRNEELESAFENLKSHFKFVGIMSIIMLAIYVIAIIFAIGGSILAFH, encoded by the coding sequence ATGGAAAACTATCAACAAGAAAACACCGAAGAGACAACGCAAACAGTTTTAACCCTTTCAAGCCAAACAATCAGCTTCCTCGATGAAATCCGGAAGTGGACAAAGTTCTTTGCCATTTTGGGCTTTATAGGCATTGGCTTTATGGTTCTTCTGGCCATTTTTATGGGGACTGCATCATCAATTTTCCCAATGTTTGGAAACGGATTCGGAGGGGGCTCTATCTTTATCGCCATCCTCTATCTGGCATTTGCTGGTCTTTATGCCATGCCGGTAATTTATCTGAATAACTTTTCGGATAAACTTAAGATAGCGCTGGAGCAATCCAGGAACGAAGAACTGGAAAGTGCATTTGAGAATCTGAAATCCCATTTCAAATTTGTAGGAATCATGTCCATCATTATGTTGGCTATATATGTGATTGCTATTATTTTTGCTATTGGCGGCAGTATACTGGCCTTCCATTAA
- the porU gene encoding type IX secretion system sortase PorU, whose amino-acid sequence MSIRNFLIIILLAITSVTSSLFAGNYTYADNSLLASGKWAKIKLTNSGVYKLTYSDLRSMGFSDPTKVRVYGFGGAMLKEQFNYPKADTKTTGDLPEVPVYKGTDFILFWAQGVISWTNSGSGFTHTINPYSSYAYYFLTDSQGTPSTIQSVASLSDTPDATYTTFNDYALHEVDLTNIGATGREFYGEDFSATTSQTFPFTISGVTTITPISANIDFVSKAAASTTLKLSINNTVVINTTMPGPATGADEHYIRAKEVYATGSYSNTSADNSSYSCKVDYGKSGDSNCKLNYIRLNMERNLKLYDTYTPFRVIASKGKIAKYTLAGANANVQIWDVTTGKIKQVLSSLEGTQLSFTAKSPADTIREFVAVDVNATFPKPELVGTVTNQNLHALTQTDMVIICHPDFLNQAEKIAQMHRDKDNFRVTIAQPEQIYNEFSSGTPDASAYRWFLKMFYDRATSDTDKPKYLLLFGDGTYDNRLLGTEWKTATPANKLLTYQSVKSLVETDSYVCDDYFGFLDDNEGANIAYEKMDLGIGRFPVRTADEATDVVNKILNYVNNNVEGAWKNNVCFVGDDDDNNEHMKNANYLTQYLEDSNKSIIVNKIFLDSYKKEFTSTGSSYPNAKKQLFSLLNSGLMVLNYTGHGGVNGWATEQIITKSEIIGLTMKKLPLWVTATCDFSRFDDFNTTAGEEVFLNSQGGGIGLITTTRVVYSGPNFSLNSAVNKLLFSKNSDGSRLRLGDIMKTTKSSLNGDQNKLNFTLLGDPALKLSYPESKMEITAINDKPASEQQTLSALSEVKVTGRVLQTDGAFDSSFNGIVIPTVFDSQDSVTCLNNNGFAETFKYMDRTKILFAGKDSVKNGLFTFRFTIPKDMSYSGKSGRINLYAANTNGNEAQGYYENFLLNGTNPNATIDTIGPKISEIYLNNSDFKTGDIVNEKPVLIADLTDESGINVSGTGIGHDMTLIVDNQPSLSYNINGYFSTTPGDSKSGKLYYNIPTLSEGKHTLVFKAWDIQNNSTSDTIECIVKAGAAPRLFDLYPTKNPIKISDGGVSFYLKHDRPNTNISVKMSVYNLSGIEVWAHSETGLSDMFLPTPITWDLKQSNGQTVRPGIYIYRATIYTNQTQETTQAKKLIILGQ is encoded by the coding sequence ATGTCAATTCGAAATTTTCTCATAATAATATTGCTGGCCATTACGAGTGTGACCTCAAGCCTGTTTGCCGGAAACTACACTTATGCCGATAATTCATTGCTGGCCTCCGGGAAATGGGCAAAAATCAAATTGACCAACTCCGGAGTGTACAAGCTGACTTATTCGGACCTACGTTCCATGGGGTTTAGCGATCCGACCAAAGTTCGTGTTTATGGTTTTGGCGGAGCTATGCTCAAAGAGCAGTTCAACTATCCGAAAGCAGACACAAAAACGACAGGTGACTTACCTGAAGTACCTGTCTATAAAGGCACTGACTTTATTCTCTTTTGGGCACAGGGAGTTATTTCATGGACGAACTCAGGATCTGGATTTACCCACACCATTAATCCTTATTCGTCTTATGCCTATTATTTCCTGACCGACAGTCAGGGAACACCTTCCACCATTCAATCTGTAGCTTCGTTAAGCGACACACCAGATGCAACTTATACGACATTCAACGATTACGCTTTGCATGAAGTTGATTTAACCAATATCGGTGCAACCGGCCGCGAATTCTACGGAGAGGACTTTAGTGCAACTACGTCTCAAACATTTCCGTTTACAATCAGTGGCGTTACAACGATAACACCCATTTCTGCGAATATTGACTTTGTATCCAAAGCTGCAGCCTCTACAACTCTGAAGTTGAGCATCAATAATACAGTCGTAATCAACACGACTATGCCTGGTCCGGCAACTGGTGCTGATGAACATTATATCAGGGCTAAAGAAGTCTATGCCACAGGCAGCTATAGCAACACATCAGCTGACAACAGCTCCTACAGCTGTAAAGTTGATTATGGAAAAAGCGGAGACTCGAATTGTAAACTAAATTACATTCGTCTCAATATGGAACGCAACCTGAAGCTGTATGATACCTATACCCCTTTCCGAGTCATTGCATCTAAAGGAAAGATCGCTAAATACACGCTTGCAGGAGCAAATGCGAATGTGCAAATCTGGGATGTTACAACCGGAAAGATCAAACAAGTATTGAGCTCACTTGAAGGAACACAACTGAGCTTTACGGCTAAATCACCGGCTGATACTATTCGCGAGTTTGTAGCTGTTGATGTAAATGCCACTTTCCCTAAACCGGAATTAGTTGGTACAGTTACAAACCAAAATCTCCATGCTCTTACTCAGACCGATATGGTTATCATTTGCCATCCCGACTTCCTCAATCAGGCAGAAAAAATTGCTCAAATGCACCGGGATAAAGATAACTTCAGAGTTACTATTGCTCAGCCGGAACAGATTTACAACGAATTCTCATCAGGAACGCCAGATGCTTCAGCATACCGTTGGTTTCTGAAAATGTTTTACGACCGGGCTACCTCTGATACCGACAAGCCGAAATATTTACTGCTTTTTGGGGATGGTACGTATGATAACAGATTGCTTGGCACCGAATGGAAAACAGCAACTCCGGCCAACAAACTGCTTACTTATCAATCCGTAAAATCTTTAGTAGAAACAGACTCTTATGTTTGTGACGATTATTTCGGGTTCCTCGATGACAACGAAGGAGCTAACATAGCCTATGAAAAAATGGATCTGGGTATCGGCCGATTTCCTGTAAGAACGGCAGATGAAGCAACTGATGTGGTTAACAAAATATTGAACTATGTCAACAACAATGTGGAAGGGGCTTGGAAAAATAACGTTTGTTTTGTCGGAGATGATGATGACAACAATGAACACATGAAAAATGCCAATTATCTGACACAATACCTTGAGGATTCGAATAAATCGATTATTGTCAACAAAATATTCCTGGACTCTTACAAAAAAGAATTTACATCTACCGGGAGCTCATATCCAAATGCAAAAAAGCAACTTTTCTCGCTACTTAATTCGGGTTTAATGGTTTTGAACTATACCGGGCATGGTGGTGTTAATGGATGGGCAACCGAACAGATTATTACCAAAAGTGAGATTATCGGACTTACTATGAAGAAACTCCCTCTGTGGGTAACAGCAACCTGCGACTTTAGCCGGTTCGACGATTTCAACACCACCGCCGGAGAGGAAGTCTTCCTGAATAGCCAGGGGGGAGGAATCGGATTAATCACAACTACCCGTGTTGTTTATTCCGGCCCCAACTTCTCACTCAACTCTGCAGTGAACAAACTTTTGTTTTCAAAAAACAGCGATGGTTCGCGTTTACGACTCGGGGATATAATGAAAACCACAAAATCATCACTGAACGGAGATCAAAATAAACTGAACTTTACGCTACTGGGGGACCCGGCATTAAAGCTCTCTTATCCAGAAAGCAAAATGGAGATTACCGCCATTAATGATAAACCGGCCAGCGAACAACAAACCTTGAGTGCTTTGAGTGAGGTGAAGGTAACAGGCCGCGTACTTCAGACGGATGGAGCTTTTGATTCTTCATTTAACGGTATTGTGATCCCGACTGTATTTGACAGCCAGGATTCTGTCACCTGTCTAAACAATAATGGCTTTGCAGAGACGTTTAAATATATGGATAGGACAAAGATTCTGTTTGCAGGAAAAGACTCTGTGAAGAATGGGTTGTTTACATTCAGATTTACAATTCCCAAGGACATGAGCTATTCCGGGAAATCAGGTCGAATAAATCTTTATGCTGCCAATACAAATGGGAATGAGGCTCAGGGATATTATGAGAATTTCCTGTTAAACGGAACTAATCCCAATGCTACTATTGATACAATTGGGCCTAAAATATCCGAGATCTACCTCAACAATTCAGACTTTAAGACTGGTGACATTGTAAATGAAAAGCCGGTTCTGATTGCTGACTTAACAGACGAAAGTGGCATTAATGTATCTGGAACTGGTATTGGTCACGACATGACTTTGATTGTAGATAATCAGCCATCACTGAGCTATAATATCAATGGGTATTTCTCCACAACTCCGGGAGATTCAAAATCGGGGAAATTATACTACAATATACCTACGTTAAGTGAAGGAAAGCACACCTTGGTATTTAAAGCCTGGGATATCCAAAACAATTCGACCAGTGATACAATCGAATGTATTGTAAAGGCAGGAGCCGCACCTCGTTTGTTTGACTTATACCCGACTAAGAATCCAATCAAAATCTCAGACGGAGGAGTCAGCTTCTATTTGAAACATGACAGACCAAATACAAATATATCTGTTAAGATGAGCGTTTATAATCTTTCCGGTATTGAAGTTTGGGCGCACTCAGAAACAGGACTATCGGATATGTTTTTACCGACTCCGATCACCTGGGATCTCAAACAGTCAAATGGTCAAACCGTGAGACCGGGCATATATATTTACCGGGCTACGATTTATACCAATCAAACACAAGAAACAACACAAGCTAAAAAGCTGATTATTTTAGGTCAATAA